The Arvicola amphibius chromosome 4, mArvAmp1.2, whole genome shotgun sequence genome includes the window CTCTGCCTTAGGATAGCTGTGAACTTTCAGACCGGCTTCAATGAGAATGACATTGCCTTCCACTTCAATCCCCGGTTTGAAGATGGAGGGTATGTGGTCTGTAACACGAAGCAGAAGGGACAGTGGGGGCCCGAGGAGAGGAAGATGCAGATGCCCTTCCAGAAGGGAATGCCCTTTGAACTTTGCTTCCTGGTGCAGAGGTCAGATTTCAAGGTAAGTGGGGAATTAACCACcctcccccgcaaaaaaaaaaacctgccctcCCAGGTGGACTACATTTTAATAGCCACATTCACTGAGAGATGCGACCTTTGCCTCACGTGCTCCAGCCTGTGTCTACAGACACACCTCTCGATTTTATTACTCAGAAAATAAGACCTCAGTCTTCACCATGTTGCTTTTAGGCCCCAtgtgtcaaaaaaccaaacaagcaagcaaacagataCCCAAAGCCCCATCCCCCAAATCTCTgcttattctttgataatttcatacacgTGTAGAATATATTTTGAGTACACACACTCCCCCCCCCAGCCCCTTTCCACTCCCTCTGGAACCTTTgccttccccactccccctcttTTATGTCTTTACCCCCTCAATAGCTCACTGGGTTTTATTAGAGTCGTGTTGTACACATGGGTGTGGAGCTGTTTGCTGGATTGCGGCCACCCGACAGCATCGGAAAGATGTGGTTCTCCTCCCCCCACACCAGTGTCAACTGTCAGTCAAAAGCTCCTCCAGAAGGGCGGGACCTCCTGTGCAGGTAGCCTCACAGGTCCCAAAGTCCAAGTTGGCTCCATTCCTCCACCGCAGGTCCCAGTAACATCTActctttttgtggtgctggggatcacacCTAGCCTCCTGCGAactaggcaagccctctgccactgagctgcgTCTCCAGTCTCACCGTGTGTCTGCGGACAGCTTtgttctgtcctttcttcaggCTAGAAGGCAGTGTTTTTACAGGAGAAACTCAGAGTACCGTCTccaaggtggggtggggtgagtgtGTCCACTCCTGAGCTTGTCTGTGTGACACTGGGCTTCTTGTGTGCTCTAAGCAAAACCTTTCCTGTGTGGCTCATAAGCATCCTACGCACAGGTGAGGGCTGGGATGTAGTTCACTgggtaggatgcttgcctagcTCGCTCTGGacacactgggcatggtgggacatgccttGTAATCCCTGCGTTTGGTagtggaagcaggaaggtcagGTCGTTCTTAGcttcaaggttatccttagctacgtagcaagtttgaggccagcctgggctacatggaaccCTTTttcaacatcaacaacaacaaaaaaaattaactcacatGAATCAAGTTTGAAAAGATAAATCTGgggactgcagagatgactcagtggttaagaacacttgctcttgcagaggtccggagttcagttccctacacctgcatggcagctcacaaccatctgtagtccagttctaggggattagATACCCTCGTTCGGCACCACAGGCATACACGTGgtgtgcattcatacacacaggcaaaccggttatatgcataaaagaaaatagctctaaaaatattctaaaaaaggAATGATAAGCCTGGAGTAATAGGTGAAAGACGGTCTGAACTGAAGGCCAGGAGCCCAGTAGACAGTGGGTCTGAGTGCAGTGACCCATTGCACCCCACTGGAGGTGATGCCCCTGCCTCAAAGGGCTGGCTGCTAGATGCGGATTCAGCTCTTTATTTCCAAATGTAAAGCTAGGTGTGGCCTGGGCCGACATGCCCCCACTGCAACTCTCTTCCTGCAGGTGATGGTGAACAAGAACTTCTTCACACAGTACCCACACCGTGTTCCCTACCACCTCGTGGACACCATTGCTGTCTCCGGCTCCTTGAACGTGTCCTTCATCACCTTCCAGGTCAGGAGCGGCTGGCACCTGTCCCCGGGTTGAAGGGCAGTGACCAGCTGGGCGTGTGCCCACTCAGCAGGGCACCAGCAAGCATCTTCCCCAGGTGGCTTTGGGGCTGCACTGGTTCTCTGGTTtggtgtctgtctgcctgcctgttgtctgtccgtctgtccctCTTGGTGTTGCTTTCTCTGTAATGAACAATCCGCCTGGGTCTCCAAGATGCCAAAGCTGCTCTTTCTGTGCAACGGTCCAATGCTAGATGACCAGGCAGTTCTGAAGAGCCTGTGCTTGGGGAACCAAACGGAATTCAAATCAGAGGGCACAGCATGGCTCCTGGAGCCCAGTCGGGGTCTGTTTGATCtctgtattaaaaacaaagaaagaaagagaaggaagaaggaaggcaggcaggcaggaaggaaggagaaaaagccaaaacaaacaccaAGAAAACTTTCTGTGTGTGAGTTTTTGCTGCACTCGGTgtcaggatctcactttgtagcccaggctggcctctaacttatgACCCTTCTGCgtcagcctcttgaatgctgggattacaaatatatGTTACCAGGCTCAGCtctgaaaacaaattatttatttgaagacagtgtctcactctatagccgtggctggccttgaacttgtgtccATCCTTCTGCCTCGGTCTCTACAGTGCTGTGTTTACAGGCGTGTAACACCAGGCCCAGTtctgaaaaatctatttttttctttttttctgatacgCCACgtatcagaagagggcaccggaacTCAGGACTAATGGCCGAAAACCACTGTGTTGCAGCTGGGACTCGAACTCCGGACCTCTGGACacgcaggcagtgctcttagccgctgagacatctctcagctctccatttttttcttttaaagacagattaGGCCCAGTTgtgaaaatccattttttttcttttttttctttttttttttttttttttggttttttcaagacagggtttctctgcagctttagagcctgtcctggaactagctcttgtagaccaggctggtctcgaactcacagagatccacctgcctctgcctcccgagtgctgggattaaaggcgtgcgccaccaccgcccggctcattttttttcttttaaagacaggttcttactgtatatagcttggcctggccttgaattctgtgTTACCCAGATACCAAAAATACcaaacacagtaaataaataaataaatatctagagATAATCTGAAAAACTGGGTGTGCCAGGATATGCTAGGCCCATTTCCCCCAGCCATAGGCTCACACCCCGTTTCCTGACCCTTTTCTTGGCCTCTTTCCACGGGGTCAGAAGCTAACCCTCTCTCTCTTCGCCTGTGCTTGCTCTGGCCATGCCCCCTGCTTCCGGTCATCCAGACATGCTTTTGTTTTAACAGAACTCAGCAGCCCCTGTCCTGCCTGTCTTCTCCACGGTGCAATTCTCTCACCCTGGCCAGTTCTCACAGAACCCCCGGGGCCGCAAACCGAAAGTGAGTTAAGTGTTCGGGCCCCTGGAGGTCCATCAGTCCCAAAATGATAGAGCCCAGAGGCAGGTCAGAACCACAAGCTATCCAGGGCCTTTGGGCCCCATCTCCGCATTCACCAGCTGCCCAGAATTCTGTCACTTCCCCTTTGTTCTGCCACGCTTCAtcatctctccctcccctagCCACTGTCTGGGTCCAGCCTGTGGTAATTCCCCACACACAGCATCTGTGGCTCTGTTCCTTTCCCCTACCCTGCCCACCACTGCACAGTGCCCTCACCCAACACATTCCACCTCACCCTCTCCCGCTGTAAAAATTGTTAGGGTTGAGTCCCAAAGTCTTTCTAAACAGAGACCAAACCTGATGGATACTTATAATCCTAATACTTGGGGGCAGGGTCTGgaaggatcataagttcaagatcACTCTCAGCCTGGACTacgtgggaccctgtctcaaaaaacaaaacaacaacaaaaaacctctagataataaataaatacaagctccaattccctccatccctccaagGCATAAGAGAACACTCCCTCGCCTGGACCCAGCTCACGACCCCGCTCAGCCGTACCTCCTCCACTGCTCCACCTGGTCCCTGGCAAACTATTAATTACACTATAATTCTTTGTTTAAATGGCACTCGAGTTTATACTCTGACCCACCCCATGTCACCGTGGGCTTTGTGACTGTCTGTGCTGGCTTGGGTCACAACATCCTTTGTATATCTTCATCGTGCCACCCGCTTTCCGCATGCCCAGGAGCCGCTGGAAGACTAACACCATGGCTCGTTCGTTCATTTGTGTATCTCCAGCTCCTCACACAGTGCTGGCATGCAGTAgagctccctccccaccccaaccagGGAGAATAGAAAGCAAACATAGGAGGGAGGGGTTTCTgggggggagtgggatgggggcagggaggaaaggcCAGCCGCTCTCTCTGTGGTCACCCAGGCAGTTGAGGTTCAGGGAAAGGTGCTAGCCTTTCTTGGTTCATGATGGTCCAGGCCGGGACTCGCTTTCTACCGTACTAACTTTAGGACTGGCGGAGCTTCTGGAAGCCTTCGCAGGGCAGCCTAGTGTTGACCCTGGTAGAGGATGCAATGGTTACAGTATGGCCAGGCTGGATTCTATTTGGAATCTTCTAACTCGCTTGCTACCTGGGCAAGTCTGGACAAGTGGCTTAACCCTCATGAGCCTCGGGGCTCACCGGAGGGGGGGGCGGATGGGACGCAAGAGTGCTGCCTCCTACGAAAGCTCTGGAGCTGTGGGCTGAGTAAGGAATGCTAACTTTCACCTAGCAGgtgaagtggggggtgggggtggtgctcTTGCCTCTGAGGGCCCAGAGATGATGTGGTTGTGGTCCAGCAGATTGACTCCTCTCTCAGGAAGCCAGGAGACAGTCTCCTGACACCCCTGTGTCCAGGAGGGTGAGAACTGGGTGCAGCGGGCTTGAAGGAGGTGAGCGTGTCTAGGAAGGTACAGCTGACCACAAGAACCACATCTGGAGTTTGAAATCGTCTCTCACCCACAAGACTCCATAGAtaacacctccccccccccttttttttttactccctTGATTCTTTTCAGCCTCAGGGCATCCGGCCTGCCCACCAGGCACCCGTGGTAAGTCCCTTGATCCTTTTACATTTTAGGACCTCTTCATGATGGGTCCTTGCTGTGGGTTAAAAGGAGAGGCAGGCTCAGCCTCCCCCATGAGGGCAGACAAGGCTCCCCATGCACCAGGCCTCAGCGGTGTTGGTAGGAAGGGGTCGCAGGTGTGCCTGCTTGGCTGGCTCCGAGCAAATAGAAAATGGGGCTGGGGGCTGAATTCTGTCGGTGAAGTGCTTGCCCAGCTCTAGCAGAGTCTGATCCTCAGCACTTCACGAACATCGCGCGTGACGGTGCGCGATGgtgctgtaatcccagcgctggggaggcggAAGTAGGCGGAATGGGTTCCTTTGTCCCAGAGGGAGCCACACGTTCACCCCTCCCTCCTGCAAATCAAGGCTGGTGAGGTGGAACTCTAGTGTAATCCAGCTTCCCCTGAAGTCGAGAAATGCCCGTCCCTGTCTGGGGAGGGGCTGTGGTGAAAGACCTCCCTGGTTAGAATTCGAGGTTCAAGCTTAAGGGCGAAGATCAAGTAGCGCCCTCTGGTGGCACTGATATTTTTCACAATGGCGAGAACTGGTTAagacccctttcttcttcccaggctcAAACCATCATCCACACAATTCACAGTGCCTTTGGACAGCCATTTCCTGTAAGTCTAAACATTTTTTGTTATTCTACAGCCCCACCCCTTTCCTTTAGTCAAAACCAGAATTCCCTTAGAGTCTCAAAGTTGGAACCAAAGTGCTTATGAAAGAGGGTGGAGAAACCTGGGCATGGGCCCTGTACTAGAAAGATGACACAGCTCAGACTTCTCCTAGGGACAGCACAGGTTCAGAAACAGTCTTCCGAGGAATACGACTGGCAGACATACTAGTCTTCCACTCAGGCTCCAGCCTCTAGCTTGCTTACTAAGGTCAAGCCCCTTGCCGAGGCGCTGCTGACAGCTGGCCTAACTCCCCCCAACTCCCCACCCGTGCATTGCAGGTGGGGGACCCTAAGTTGGCTGGGCTGCACAGAGAGTGGCAGAAGGGCAGGGGACCATAATGGGCGCCAGGAAAACAACTGGAAGTTTCAGAAATGCTGGTGTGATGGAGAAGGGGAATGGGAGGTCTCAAGGGCTAGATATTGAGGTCGCCCTGAAGCATGTGTCACTTCTATACATTGTGCTTCTATGTGGAATCCTGATCTCTCCCACAGACTTCCGGAATCCAGCCTGTGGTGTACCCATCCTCGGCTTATGTAAGTGGTTCCCTACAGAGAGCCTGAGCTTGGCTCGTGTTAGGCACGGTGAGAGATGGAGGGCATCTTTAGCGGGGACCATCCTCTAACTTGCATGATCAGTGACGGTTCCTGCATCCAGGTGAACAGTTAAAAATGCCCATGTAAAGTAGTGGGCAGCTGAATAGAACTTTCAACTTTTAAACGGCCCCTTCAGCATGAGCAAACGGAAGCCCTGCCTTGGCTACTTTTCTATTGATGTCACAAACACTGCGACCGTGGCACCTCGTAGAACAAAGGGTTTGATTTGGGGCTTAAGAGTccgtggcagggagcatggcagcagacaggcaggcgtggtactggagcagtagctgagagctcacattttgtaggaaggagggagggagagagagtgtgtgtgtctgggaaTGGTGCAGgtcatttgaaacctcaaagcccatccccagtgacacattttctcctacaaggccactcctcccaatccttcccaaacagttctaccaactggcaGCCAACTTTTCAAATATACGAGCATCTGAGGGttggcattctcattcaaaccccaaCATCCCAACAAGACATTTGTGCCCTGTCAAGGTTCCTCCCATGGTAGTTGAAATGTATTTTGAGAAACACTGGAAggttttcttttaactttaatgAACTTAGTAAAGGACCCTGGGTTCCCTCCAGAAGATGCAGGACTCACAGGCATGACTTCAGAGTCCACAGTCCCTTGTGCTGAGTCGTCCAGCTGCTGATGAGCTGTTTTCATCCTCCCAACAGCCTGTACCTTTCTTCACCTCCATTTCAAGTGGGCTCTACCCATCCAAGACCATCCTCATAGCAGGCATGGTCCTGCCCAATGCCAAGAGGTAAGACAGGCCCCCAGGACTCTGGGGGTGATGGGTAAGGGTGGGCCCAGAGCTCTGTGGTCAGACAGGGTCTATGTGAACTGCCCATCCCAGGTTCCACATCAACCTTCGCTCAGGGATGGACGTTGCTTTTCACCTGAATCCCCGTTTGGATGAGAAGGTGGTGGTCCGAAACACCCAGATCAACAGCTCCTGGGGGCCTGAGGAGCGAAATATGCCTGGGAAAATGCCCTTCAATCGTGGCCAGAGCTTCTCAGTAAGATGCTGGGGTGCAAGAGGAGGGTGCATGAGTCTGTGATGGGATGGGGGCTATGAGGGCTGCAccacaaagaaggaagaatgttgtgtaaattaatattatttcatgACTGCTGTCCTGCTGAAGTAAGGGCTTATATCTGCTGTGCCCCCTGCCCCCTGTTCTGGGGACCCATCTGTAGTCTTACGCATGCTGGGCAAGTAcaataccactgagctacatctccaaccctccttggtgttttgttttgttttattttaggggGGGACTCACTTTAGCCCAGGCTTACTTACAAATCATTTTGTAGggtggctggcctagagctcaggtgacccatctctcagccccccaaaagctgagattacaggcccgagcctttctttctttgctttgcccgccctccctcccttcctccttcccttccttcctccctcccttcttttcttctattttgagaCGGGGCCTTGGTAAGGTTAGTCTTGAACCCAACCAAGTCTTGAACTGCTTGAatgctgcttcagtttcctgtACGGTTCTGCTCTCCAGGGCACTGTTGTTCCTGCTTTCTGCAGATGGGCAAACACATTCACAAGATTGGGGCACGTGCATGAGGTCATACCAGCCAGTTTGTGCCAATCAAACCCAAAAGTGAATTGCCTGCCGTTCACGCCTTTGCTTCTGCAATTATGTGCCGCCCAGGAGGAAGTGCACTGAGAGCTGGGCTGGCACTCAGCCGGAAACCTGATACCCTAAGCAGGCCTTATCGACCCTGGTTATGACATCAAATCACCCCATGAgcttaaataagaaaaatcaatgcCTGGGCCCCACCCCAGGGCAATGTGCAGCCATCATTTGAAAATGTCATGGCAACATGCTCTGCCTCAAGGTTGAGAGTGTAGGGCTCTATGGGTAGTGAAAGGAGCTTGTATTTTGTTATGGGTGaggcatgtagcccaggctggcctgacacTTGCTCTgcgttcaaggctggccttgaactcctgattcttctgcctctcaagtgctggaattaattaTAGACATGCAGcaagcctggctttttttttttttttgactgctaGGATTGGACTGCCATGTGTGAACTGTCATGCCTGCTGAGGTTTTTgcaggtttctttttgtttttcgtttgtttgttttttaatgtgtatgagtgtttttctgcaTGGATAtacatgcaccatgtgtgtgcctgcttgagGCCCTCAGAAGTTGGAAGTCATctgatcccttggaattggagttacaggcagttgtgagcttccacatgggagctgggaagtgaacccagtgCCTCTGcaagcaagagcagccagtgctcttagtggcagaaccctctctccagccccctgagctGCGATTTTAATTTAGTGAGAACAAACACCTAACAAGACTTGAGTCTCATAGAGCAGAAAGGGTGGAGCAGGCAGAGTCTGCAGCATCTGGATAGCGCCCACATACATACAGTGTGTCATGAGTGCTGGCCTGTGCCTCACACAGTGCGATATGAGTCTTAGCGGTGGCCATGGGTCACAATGCTTTAACTTTTGTGTCAGTTGTCTCATTGAGAATGACACAGACAGCCTGAGCCGGCATTCCTGTTGCTAGTGGCTTAGGGTTCAGCTGGAGAGTGATCATGGGGGTGAGGGATATGGTCTGAGCAGACGGTTGGCTGAAATGGGTAGGGGTCAGGGGGGTGCGAGAGACAGGGTAGGTCATTGTAAGGGATGGGCCAGCATTTTCCCCTGTAGGGAAGGTGTGCAGGGTGGGAACAACATTCTAGGCTTGGGAACAGCCTATGCTAATGTACTAGGCCAAGAGAACACTCATGTTTGGTGAAGGGCAAACCATTCGGGTTGGCTAGAGGCCAGGTTTTAGGCTGGCTCTTGAGGAATGAGAGATGGGAAAGGGAGGTGCGAGCCTGGGTTCCCAAGTGCCCTGCAAATGTTGTGGCGTCTCTACCCAGGTGTGGATCCTGTGTGAAGGTCACTGCTTCAAGGTTGCCGTGGATGGGCAGCACCTGTGTGAATACTTCCACCGTCTGAAGCATTTGCCGGCCATCAACGGTCTAGAAGTGGCAGGCGATGTCCAACTGACCCACGTGCAGACATAAGCAAGGCCTAGAAATGAGAGCTGGGgcccccttctcttctctgcctcGGCCCTGGCTCCTCAGAAATCCGCCATCAGAAGAGCACCTCGCGGACAGGAGTTTTGGAAGGGGGAACTCCCAGTTCACTTCGTTCTACGAAGTGGGTGTCCAGGCTATGTGGCACATGGCTTTCAGCCCACAGTCCCATGGTTCTCCAACTAGTTATACACTGAGGGAAGAGACCCCCTTGGGTCTGCCCCTTTCTCTGATATTTAACCTCTCTGGTTCTTTTATCCCTTCTTCCCATCACTCCACCGTGGGAAGGCCACCTGGTGTCATCCCACTGCCTCCAACTGACCAGATTACCTCATCAGTTCTTCCCCATGCTTGCCCAGTGTCCATACAATAAATCATGCTTGTTCTCTCACACATGAGAGATGACTTGCTTATTGAATGGGTCTGGAGACATTCTGGAACCTTCTAAAGGGATTGGGAGGAAGCAGGTTGGTGCCTATACCTGCTCACAGGGGTCCCTCCTCTAAAACCCCACAAGGTGTTGGAGTAACTGGGTGGGGACTGGAACACATGGTCTCTGATGGGAATGCTGGCCTGTGTAAATAACCCCGGGCCCCTGAGGTAGGGACAGGCTGGGCAGAGGCTGTGGGAGTCTTGGTAGCTTGtgctgggtgggaggggagacaaTGGGATAAGGGATAAGGAGTTGATCTGCAGTAGGCCTCCCAGCAAAGGGGCTTGGGGTGGGGACCCACCACATGAGGGATCTCCTGCACCCTAACTCATCGAGACCTCCATTGCTTTTGAGACCTTAGGTCAGCAACATTGCCAACACCTGGGAGCTGGTCAGAACTGCAGCagctcagccgggtggtggtggtgcacgcctttaatcccagcacttgggaggcagaggcaggtggatctctgtgagtgaggccagcctggtctaca containing:
- the Lgals9 gene encoding galectin-9 isoform X1, which encodes MAFCSSQAPYVNPPIPFSGIIQGGLQEGLQIIIQGTIHAFANRIAVNFQTGFNENDIAFHFNPRFEDGGYVVCNTKQKGQWGPEERKMQMPFQKGMPFELCFLVQRSDFKVMVNKNFFTQYPHRVPYHLVDTIAVSGSLNVSFITFQNSAAPVLPVFSTVQFSHPGQFSQNPRGRKPKPQGIRPAHQAPVAQTIIHTIHSAFGQPFPTSGIQPVVYPSSAYPVPFFTSISSGLYPSKTILIAGMVLPNAKRFHINLRSGMDVAFHLNPRLDEKVVVRNTQINSSWGPEERNMPGKMPFNRGQSFSVWILCEGHCFKVAVDGQHLCEYFHRLKHLPAINGLEVAGDVQLTHVQT
- the Lgals9 gene encoding galectin-9 isoform X2, translating into MAFCSSQAPYVNPPIPFSGIIQGGLQEGLQIIIQGTIHAFANRIAVNFQTGFNENDIAFHFNPRFEDGGYVVCNTKQKGQWGPEERKMQMPFQKGMPFELCFLVQRSDFKVMVNKNFFTQYPHRVPYHLVDTIAVSGSLNVSFITFQPQGIRPAHQAPVAQTIIHTIHSAFGQPFPTSGIQPVVYPSSAYPVPFFTSISSGLYPSKTILIAGMVLPNAKRFHINLRSGMDVAFHLNPRLDEKVVVRNTQINSSWGPEERNMPGKMPFNRGQSFSVWILCEGHCFKVAVDGQHLCEYFHRLKHLPAINGLEVAGDVQLTHVQT